The Daucus carota subsp. sativus chromosome 2, DH1 v3.0, whole genome shotgun sequence genome includes a window with the following:
- the LOC108208407 gene encoding uncharacterized protein LOC108208407 gives MAVTKGRKGLTLHRKLRVLKHLTSSKSVKANTIIKDAFCYMCKLKLQLAIHKEHLYVMQHLQEVKVIKTETGQIEIKVACKMGEDILVPVLEVLEKMNLNVINAKVSCECVFSMEAIVEQLDKAPLDLGRVEKAILVAIQTQA, from the exons ATGGCAGTGACCAAGGGACGAAAGGGATTAACTCTGCACAGAAAGCTTCGCGTGCTGAAACATCTTACCAGCTCCAAATCT GTGAAGGCAAACACTATCATTAAGGATGCGTTTTGTTACATGTGTAAGCTGAAACTTCAGTTGGCTATACATAAAGAACATCTTTATGTCATGCAGCATCttcag GAGGTGAAAGTGATAAAGACTGAAACGGGACAGATAGAAATAAAGGTGGCATGCAAGATGGGAGAAGATATTCTAGTCCCAGTACTGGAAGTCCTTGAGAAAATGAACTTGAATGTTATCAATGCAAAAGTTAGTTGCGAATGCGTCTTCTCCATGGAAGCGATTGTTGAACAACTTGACAAAGCTCCTCTAGATTTGGGACGAGTGGAGAAAGCCATTCTCGTAGCTATTCAAACCCAAGCCTAA